Proteins encoded together in one Flavobacteriales bacterium window:
- a CDS encoding T9SS type A sorting domain-containing protein, with product MHRSLLLTVLLTATGARAQYTPPDPSGLEGIFVERYYVADANDAADTDGSSDLSTGEVTYRVFVDLKAGYKLITVGGFPGHDLSFNSTTSFFYNDDRGESWASDINDIHLSKNTVMLDSWLTAGAASDAHWGVPKDEDTDGTIQPNNDGGSAGGGPLLAHADPLAGIPLSTADGLLAGSPPGILSVGVAPTILNDYGGATYSSDNFAWSSNIGNVEGPTPSNKILIGQFTTDGTFTFCLNLWVRIPDSLVCQDPNCHEILEFYSEIIPADTLGGGFQVQNKFSHPTLCFDSSSQQVDCEGVPGGPAVPGSTCDDGNADTQNDVYNAGCQCVGEDCEGVLGGNALPGQPCDDGDPNSVNDTWQTGCICSGVVGLNEQLGALAEVVVLPNPVHDRMIVRIVEATGARGTLDLRDALGQRALGRDLGLLGAERTEVLDVEQLASGLYFLEITVGGTRSVHRIIKR from the coding sequence ATGCATCGCTCGCTGCTTCTCACCGTCCTGCTCACCGCCACTGGCGCCCGCGCCCAGTACACACCGCCGGACCCCTCCGGGCTGGAAGGCATCTTCGTTGAACGCTACTACGTGGCCGATGCCAACGATGCCGCGGACACGGACGGCAGCAGTGACCTGTCCACGGGGGAGGTCACGTATCGCGTGTTCGTCGACCTCAAGGCGGGCTACAAGCTGATCACCGTGGGCGGCTTCCCCGGCCACGACCTGAGCTTCAACAGCACCACGAGCTTTTTCTACAATGACGACCGTGGTGAGTCCTGGGCCAGCGACATCAACGACATCCACCTGTCGAAGAACACGGTGATGCTTGACAGCTGGCTCACGGCCGGCGCCGCTTCGGACGCCCACTGGGGTGTCCCGAAGGATGAGGACACCGACGGCACGATCCAGCCGAACAACGACGGTGGTAGTGCAGGTGGCGGACCGCTGCTCGCCCACGCCGATCCGCTGGCCGGCATTCCGCTGAGCACGGCGGACGGGCTGCTGGCAGGAAGCCCTCCGGGCATCCTGTCCGTGGGCGTGGCCCCGACGATCCTCAACGACTACGGCGGCGCCACCTACAGCTCGGACAACTTCGCCTGGAGCAGCAACATCGGCAACGTGGAAGGTCCGACGCCCTCGAACAAGATCCTCATCGGCCAGTTCACCACCGACGGCACCTTCACCTTCTGCCTGAACCTATGGGTGCGCATTCCGGACAGCCTGGTGTGCCAGGACCCCAACTGCCACGAGATCCTGGAGTTCTACTCGGAGATCATCCCGGCGGACACATTGGGCGGCGGTTTCCAGGTGCAGAACAAGTTCAGCCATCCGACCCTCTGCTTCGATTCCTCCTCCCAACAAGTCGACTGTGAAGGTGTCCCCGGCGGTCCTGCCGTACCGGGCAGCACCTGCGATGACGGCAACGCCGACACGCAGAACGACGTGTACAACGCAGGCTGCCAGTGCGTCGGTGAGGACTGCGAAGGCGTGCTGGGTGGCAATGCCCTCCCCGGCCAGCCCTGCGACGACGGGGACCCGAACAGCGTGAACGACACCTGGCAGACGGGCTGCATCTGTTCCGGGGTCGTCGGTCTCAATGAACAACTCGGTGCTCTCGCCGAGGTCGTCGTGCTTCCCAACCCCGTTCACGACCGGATGATCGTGCGCATCGTTGAGGCGACCGGGGCGCGCGGCACGCTCGATCTGCGCGATGCGCTGGGCCAGCGGGCTCTGGGGCGCGACCTGGGCCTTCTGGGGGCTGAGCGCACCGAAGTGCTCGACGTAGAGCAGCTTGCGAGCGGCCTTTACTTCCTGGAGATCACCGTCGGTGGGACCCGTTCGGTGCATCGTATCATCAAGCGATGA
- a CDS encoding T9SS type A sorting domain-containing protein has translation MARSWPFLLMGLIGTAAHAQGELENVIVETYYVSDTNDATDIIGGGLITGSRTYRVYVDLCDSCALRAVYGDASHPMDVSSTQPIFNNLDRGRTFGHEINNGALDENTVALDSWFAMGAGSTQKFGILKVDDPDGSILGGNDGGSAMIPGGLLQNTDPLAGAPLDSLDGLVPLNGGTALPPGFAVVGTSPDSLFKDSISGSVFQTTDTRISCTTPGVQGPTADNRILILQVTTAGELTFHLNIEVEETDGTIIKYVWNDTLLAADEVPSGLLVYPPECGCMDPNFLEYDPAAGCDDGSCQTAIVFGCTDTLACNFDPAANFNIPLLCCYGPDDCNGLDITIVCPDVSTPDAFQPGAEWRFFPNPLSGDLLTLTWTGQQVEAVRVLDQAGRLVREESMRGMAQGHRELDLGGLPAGTYLIQLITDRGPQVRLLVRD, from the coding sequence ATGGCCCGCTCATGGCCTTTCCTTCTGATGGGCCTGATCGGCACCGCGGCCCATGCTCAAGGTGAACTGGAGAACGTCATCGTGGAGACCTACTATGTCTCCGACACGAACGACGCGACGGACATCATCGGCGGCGGGCTGATCACTGGATCACGCACCTACCGGGTGTACGTGGACCTGTGCGACAGCTGTGCCTTGCGCGCGGTTTACGGGGATGCCTCGCATCCGATGGATGTGAGCAGCACGCAACCGATCTTCAACAACCTGGACCGTGGGCGCACCTTCGGGCATGAGATCAACAACGGCGCCTTGGACGAGAACACGGTGGCGCTCGACTCGTGGTTCGCGATGGGCGCCGGCAGCACGCAGAAGTTCGGTATCCTGAAGGTCGACGACCCGGACGGCAGCATCCTGGGCGGCAACGATGGTGGCAGTGCGATGATCCCCGGCGGATTGCTTCAGAACACGGACCCGCTCGCCGGCGCGCCGCTGGATTCGTTGGACGGCCTTGTGCCCTTGAACGGCGGCACGGCCCTGCCTCCCGGTTTCGCCGTGGTCGGCACCAGTCCGGACAGCCTGTTCAAGGACAGCATCAGCGGCTCGGTGTTCCAAACGACCGATACGCGGATCAGCTGCACCACGCCGGGCGTACAGGGTCCCACGGCGGACAACCGCATCCTCATCCTGCAGGTGACCACGGCCGGTGAGCTCACGTTCCATCTGAACATCGAGGTGGAAGAGACCGACGGAACGATCATCAAGTATGTGTGGAACGACACGCTCCTGGCGGCGGATGAAGTGCCGAGCGGCCTGTTGGTATATCCGCCCGAGTGCGGCTGCATGGACCCGAACTTCCTGGAGTACGACCCCGCCGCCGGTTGTGATGACGGCTCCTGCCAAACGGCCATCGTGTTCGGATGCACCGACACCCTGGCCTGCAACTTCGACCCCGCGGCGAACTTCAACATCCCGCTGCTGTGCTGCTATGGTCCGGACGACTGCAACGGTCTGGACATCACGATCGTGTGCCCGGATGTCTCCACGCCGGATGCCTTTCAGCCCGGAGCGGAGTGGCGGTTCTTCCCGAACCCGCTGTCCGGGGACCTCCTCACGCTCACCTGGACCGGTCAGCAGGTCGAGGCCGTGCGTGTGCTCGACCAAGCCGGCCGTTTGGTGCGGGAGGAGAGCATGCGTGGCATGGCGCAGGGCCACCGCGAGCTCGATCTGGGCGGACTGCCCGCAGGGACCTACCTCATCCAACTGATCACTGATCGCGGTCCACAGGTAAGGCTGCTTGTGCGCGACTGA
- a CDS encoding T9SS type A sorting domain-containing protein, producing MNQNFKNLLLGTALCCGSLAAQAQGLEGIIVEEFHTVTQADADVINNDLGNSSFTIAPGSKVYRVFVDMAPGYKLNQVFGAPETSPGSGVSLNPLDLSTTTTFWNDDNFGADIPGQTRRIDEGTAFDSYITVNTTGTAGGTAGCGSATQQFGVLRTADTNGDLTTCGVYPGFTGNDGSIPGTGPALTYNISGLLDLTALTGAAASFQVINDAWTTLPASQGVDPSGTNRVLIGQFTTAGTFSFHINVQLSDPNSQLETYVWNQAGSGEQVSPFLTYPQQLPPDCLGVPGGSALPGTACNDGNANTGNDTWDANCVCVGQLIDCLGVPGGPALPGTACNDGNANTGNDTWDANCTCVGQLIDCLGVPGGSALPGTACNDGNANTGNDTWDANCVCVGQLIDCLGIPGGSALPGTACNDGNANTGNDTWDANCTCVGQLIDCLGVPGGSALPGTACDDGNANTGNDTWDANCTCVGQLIDCLGVPGGSALPGTACNDGNANTGNDTWSANCTCVGQLIDCLGVPGGSALPGTACNDGNANTGNDTWSANCTCVGQLIDCLGVPGGSALPGTACDDGNPNSSNDVYDANCNCSGTLANDCLGVPGGPAQPGTACDDGLATTGNDLWDANCVCVGQLIDCLGVPGGSALPGTACNDGNANTGNDTWSANCTCVGQLIDCLGVPGGSALPGTACDDGNPNSSNDVYDANCNCSGTLANDCLGVPGGPAQPGTACDDGLATTGNDLWDANCVCVGQLIDCLGVPGGSALPGTACDDGNPNSSNDVYDANCNCSGTLANDCLGVPGGSALPGTPCDDGQVQTGNDTWDANCNCIGQLIDCLGVPGGSALPGTACNDGNAATINDVYGANCVCAGTPIGNCTEILSLDITLDNNGAETTWEVRDQSGTTVIASGGPYQNGQAGVIVTETICLNQLCYRLVVNDAGGDGISGGGFVLTDASGHRIVDANGSFTSTSSVANEFCLPLSAARLINASCDRTNLTYSSSTQIYASFYPGASGYQFWIFDPHGSYSRRVFKTTQNLVPANLVTNPVPADLDLNVRVRALVSGNYTAFGPACRFRLNTPGGGGREAILFDEASNVTMSLYPNPNRGEVVNVAFDGIAAAERMDIDVMDIFGKRVSASQIAAPGGAFVHTMDLSSLAPGVYMVNVRVGERLYTQRLVRQ from the coding sequence ATGAACCAGAACTTCAAGAACCTCCTGCTGGGGACCGCCCTTTGTTGCGGCTCCCTGGCGGCCCAGGCCCAGGGCCTGGAAGGCATCATCGTGGAGGAATTCCACACGGTGACGCAGGCCGATGCCGACGTGATCAACAACGACCTCGGCAACAGCAGCTTCACGATCGCTCCGGGATCGAAGGTGTACCGTGTCTTCGTGGACATGGCCCCCGGCTACAAGCTGAACCAGGTGTTCGGTGCGCCGGAGACCAGCCCGGGCAGCGGCGTGAGCCTTAACCCGTTGGATCTCTCGACGACGACCACCTTCTGGAACGACGACAACTTCGGCGCGGACATCCCGGGCCAGACCCGTCGCATCGATGAGGGCACGGCCTTCGACAGCTACATCACGGTGAACACGACGGGCACCGCCGGCGGCACCGCCGGTTGCGGCAGCGCCACCCAGCAGTTCGGCGTGCTGCGCACCGCGGACACCAACGGTGACCTCACCACCTGCGGCGTGTACCCGGGCTTCACGGGCAACGATGGCAGCATCCCGGGCACGGGCCCTGCGCTGACCTACAACATCAGCGGCCTGCTCGACCTCACCGCGCTCACCGGCGCAGCGGCCAGCTTCCAGGTGATCAACGACGCCTGGACGACCCTGCCCGCCAGCCAGGGGGTGGACCCGAGCGGCACCAACCGCGTGCTGATCGGTCAGTTCACCACCGCCGGCACCTTCAGCTTCCATATCAACGTGCAGCTAAGCGACCCCAACAGCCAGCTGGAGACCTACGTGTGGAACCAGGCCGGTTCGGGTGAGCAGGTGAGCCCCTTCCTCACCTACCCCCAGCAGCTTCCCCCGGACTGCCTCGGCGTGCCGGGTGGTTCCGCCCTACCTGGCACCGCCTGCAACGATGGCAATGCCAACACGGGCAATGACACCTGGGATGCCAATTGCGTGTGCGTGGGCCAACTGATCGACTGCCTGGGCGTGCCGGGTGGCCCCGCTCTTCCGGGCACCGCCTGCAATGACGGCAACGCCAACACGGGCAACGATACCTGGGATGCCAACTGCACATGCGTCGGCCAACTGATCGACTGCCTGGGCGTACCGGGTGGCTCCGCTCTTCCGGGCACCGCCTGCAACGACGGCAACGCCAACACGGGCAACGATACCTGGGATGCGAACTGCGTGTGCGTCGGCCAACTGATCGACTGCCTGGGCATACCGGGTGGCTCCGCTCTTCCGGGCACCGCCTGCAACGACGGCAACGCCAACACGGGCAACGATACCTGGGATGCCAACTGCACCTGCGTGGGTCAGCTGATCGATTGCCTGGGCGTACCGGGTGGCTCCGCTCTTCCGGGCACAGCTTGCGACGATGGCAACGCGAACACGGGCAACGACACCTGGGATGCCAACTGCACCTGCGTGGGCCAGCTGATCGACTGCCTCGGCGTGCCGGGTGGCAGCGCCCTGCCGGGCACCGCCTGCAACGACGGCAACGCGAATACGGGCAACGACACCTGGAGCGCGAACTGCACCTGCGTGGGCCAGCTGATCGACTGCCTCGGCGTGCCGGGTGGCAGCGCCCTGCCGGGCACCGCCTGCAACGACGGCAACGCGAATACGGGCAACGACACCTGGAGCGCGAACTGCACCTGCGTGGGCCAGCTGATCGACTGCCTCGGCGTGCCGGGCGGCTCCGCTCTGCCGGGCACCGCCTGCGACGACGGCAACCCGAACAGCAGCAACGACGTGTATGACGCCAACTGCAACTGCTCCGGTACTCTGGCCAACGACTGCCTCGGTGTGCCGGGCGGCCCTGCCCAGCCGGGTACCGCTTGCGATGACGGCCTGGCCACCACCGGCAACGACCTGTGGGACGCCAACTGCGTATGCGTGGGACAACTGATCGACTGCCTCGGCGTGCCGGGCGGCAGCGCCCTGCCGGGCACCGCCTGCAACGACGGCAACGCGAATACGGGCAACGACACCTGGAGCGCGAACTGCACCTGCGTGGGCCAGCTGATCGACTGCCTCGGCGTGCCGGGCGGCTCCGCTCTGCCGGGCACCGCCTGCGACGACGGCAACCCGAACAGCAGCAACGACGTGTATGACGCCAACTGCAACTGCTCCGGTACCCTGGCCAACGACTGCCTGGGCGTGCCGGGCGGCCCTGCCCAGCCGGGTACGGCCTGCGATGACGGCCTGGCCACCACCGGCAACGACCTGTGGGACGCCAACTGCGTATGCGTGGGTCAGCTGATCGACTGCCTCGGCGTGCCGGGTGGATCCGCTCTGCCGGGCACCGCCTGCGACGACGGCAACCCGAACAGCAGCAACGACGTGTATGACGCCAACTGCAACTGCTCCGGTACTCTGGCCAACGACTGCCTTGGTGTGCCGGGCGGCAGCGCCCTGCCGGGTACGCCCTGCGATGATGGCCAGGTTCAGACCGGCAACGACACCTGGGATGCCAACTGCAACTGCATCGGCCAGCTGATCGACTGCCTCGGCGTGCCAGGCGGCAGCGCCCTCCCGGGCACCGCCTGCAACGACGGCAATGCGGCCACGATCAACGACGTGTACGGCGCGAACTGCGTGTGCGCTGGAACGCCGATCGGCAACTGCACGGAGATCCTGTCGCTGGACATCACCCTGGACAACAACGGCGCTGAGACCACCTGGGAAGTGCGTGACCAGAGCGGCACCACGGTGATCGCCTCCGGCGGTCCCTACCAGAACGGTCAGGCCGGCGTGATCGTCACCGAGACCATCTGCCTGAACCAGCTCTGCTACCGCCTGGTGGTGAACGACGCCGGTGGTGATGGTATCAGCGGTGGTGGCTTTGTCCTCACGGACGCCAGCGGCCACCGCATCGTGGACGCCAACGGTTCCTTCACGAGCACCAGCAGCGTGGCCAACGAGTTCTGCCTGCCCCTCAGCGCGGCCCGTCTGATCAACGCCAGCTGCGACCGCACCAACCTCACCTACAGCAGCAGCACCCAGATCTACGCCAGCTTCTACCCCGGGGCCAGCGGCTACCAGTTCTGGATCTTTGATCCGCATGGTTCCTACAGCCGCCGCGTGTTCAAGACCACGCAGAACTTGGTGCCCGCCAACCTGGTGACCAACCCGGTGCCCGCCGACCTCGACCTGAACGTGCGCGTGCGCGCCCTGGTGAGCGGCAACTACACCGCGTTCGGCCCCGCCTGCCGCTTCCGCCTCAACACCCCGGGTGGTGGCGGTCGTGAGGCCATCCTCTTCGATGAGGCCAGCAACGTGACCATGAGCCTCTACCCGAACCCCAACCGGGGTGAGGTGGTGAACGTGGCCTTCGACGGCATCGCCGCCGCCGAACGGATGGACATCGATGTGATGGACATCTTCGGCAAGCGCGTGAGCGCTTCGCAGATCGCCGCTCCGGGTGGTGCCTTCGTGCACACCATGGACCTGAGCTCCCTGGCCCCCGGCGTGTACATGGTGAACGTCCGTGTGGGCGAGCGCCTCTACACCCAGCGCCTGGTCCGCCAGTAA